A window of the Theileria parva strain Muguga chromosome 2, complete sequence, whole genome shotgun sequence genome harbors these coding sequences:
- the GLRX3 gene encoding Glutaredoxin family protein: MNLSSKEEVENLVKSITGKIVLLVLEDDEPSSKHLMDVAENLAKDFSDVTFKCVSPELLGNLYDVKCLPTVLFFENSSLVNSLEGCVTSVLVNFVRGWAFKTRETTLDKIKRLLREHPVLLFMKGDKAEPFCRFSRAVVNMLNSSGVRFEGYNIFDDPNLREELKTYSNWPTYPQLYVNGNLIGGHDIIKELYETNTLRKEFPPEYLT; this comes from the exons atgaatttaagtAGTAAGGAAGAAGTTGaaaatttagttaaatcAATCACCGGAAAAATAGTTTTGCTGGTTTTGGAAGATGATGAACCTTCCAGTAAGCATTTAATGGACGTTGCCGAAAATTTGGCAAAG gATTTTAGTGACGTTAcgtttaaatgtgttagtCCTGAGCTACTTGGAAATTTATACGATGTAAAATGCCTTCCAacagttttatttttcgAG AATTCCTCGTTGGTGAACTCCCTCGAGGGTTGTGTCACTTCAGTTCTGGTCAATTTTGTCAGAGGCTGGGCTTTTAAGACCCGGGAAACCACTTTGGATAAGATTAAACGATTGTTGCGAGAACATCCTGTATTGTTGTTTATGAAGGGTGATAAGGCTGAGCCCTTCTGTCGTTTCAGTAGAGCAGTGGTGAACATGTTAAACAGCTCAGGAGTTAGGTTTGAGGGTTATAATATCTTCGATGATCCTAACTTAAGGGAAGAGCTGAAAACATACTCGAACTGGCCTACATATCCCCAACTCTATgttaat GGAAATCTGATTGGTGGTCATGATATCATTAAGGAACTCTATGAAACTAATACTTTAAGAAAGGAGTTTCCTCCTGAATATCTGACATAA
- the Coq3 gene encoding 3-demethylubiquinone-9 3-O-methyltransferase yields MSFINFPVKKINFLRFQNRFTSTVGFFDRFSQNWWDIDGDMSILHDYNQVRIPFIANSYINRKKDKLETDFDPPDNSSNPFLFTQFGIFKEPYKRSSVHIESVLKGLKILDVGCGGGILTESLAKFGSKVLGIDPNENLIKVAKSHKKTHFDNYHLSLGLKNDYSNNLDYKSTSVYDFLTDKTRATFDIVVASEVIEHIDNREKEQFFETLTSFVKPGGLFVITTPGSSLSSYFVNVFLAENLFSKVPKHTHDFDLFISPRNCCRILKKLNFEPVSIQGLLYLPFLRRFFHINSPDLLYMYSFTTSDTE; encoded by the coding sequence ATgagttttattaattttccagttaaaaaaattaattttttaagaTTTCAAAACAGATTCACGTCAACGGTTGGATTCTTTGACCGTTTTTCCCAGAACTGGTGGGATATCGACGGTGATATGTCAATTTTGCATGACTACAACCAGGTTCGAATCCCATTCATAGCAAATTCTTACATAAACCGTAAAAAGGATAAACTTGAAACTGATTTTGACCCCCCTGATAACAGTTCGAATCCgtttttatttactcaatttGGTATTTTCAAAGAGCCTTACAAAAGGTCTAGTGTTCACATAGAATCAGTACTTAAGGgtcttaaaattttagatgTTGGTTGCGGAGGCGGAATTTTAACTGAATCTCTAGCTAAATTTGGCTCTAAAGTACTTGGAATTGACCCTAACGAGAATCTTATAAAAGTTGCTAAATCGCATAAAAAAACACATTTTGATAACTATCATCTCAGCTTAGGGCTTAAAAACGATTATTCTAACAATCTTGACTATAAGTCCACTTCAGTTTATGACTTTTTAACTGACAAGACCAGGGCCACTTTTGACATTGTTGTAGCTTCAGAGGTCATAGAACACATTGATAACCGAGAAAAGGAACAATTTTTCGAAACTTTAACGTCCTTTGTTAAGCCTGGAGGCTTATTTGTAATTACCACCCCAGGCTCCAGTCTTTCCTCCTATTTTGTGAATGTATTTTTAGCTGAGAACTTGTTCTCTAAAGTTCCCAAGCACACTCACGATTTTGACCTGTTTATCTCACCCAGAAACTGTTGTAGAATATTAAAGAAACTTAATTTTGAACCTGTTTCAATCCAAGGGCTTTTATATTTACCATTTCTAAGACGTTTTTTCCATATAAACTCACCTGACTTACTCTACATGTACTCCTTCACCACTTCTGATACAGAATAA
- a CDS encoding C-terminal putative domain protein — MELRGFVRKFKPEETFNPLKDSKLLGHPVYPVNLNVDDPKCEICNLNMSFLMQLSAPTTANRNRVLYIFYCLNDATKDKGWKLLRYSAEKPSTTEPKFGEMSDLSWSLDSINLNTTETDGLRVILENDLVYHSGNSDKHSVSDEHLHSIVLLEKFRNKSKDEIDEEDLVDFESLANANQPPDSDDDSSIDDDSDDDSEVDAINHFQNYLASRPKTVVRVNRGGNPISFLTDLNLDLSSKVCKLCNSQLHFEVQILPHSIHYMTNDDTSGDSVTTKLKNISLRLGGVLFYTCSSDCNTSTNLSQELSHVLLYN, encoded by the exons ATGGAGTTAAGAGGATTCGTTCGTAAATTTAAACCTGAAGAAACCTTTAATCCTCTCAAGGATTCTAAACTTCTGGGCCACCCG GTCTATCCTGTGAATTTAAATGTTGATGATCCAAAATGcgaaatttgtaatttgaATATGTCATTTTTAATGCAGTTGTCGGCTCCCACTACTGCCAATAGAAACcgtgtattatatattttctACTGTTTAAATGACGCCACTAAGGATAAAGGCTGGAAATTGTTAAGGTATAGCGCTGAAAAACCATCAACTACTGAACCTAAGTTCGGCGAAATGAGTGATTTGTCCTGGTCCCTTGACTCAATTAACTTAAACACCACAG AAACGGATGGATTACGTGTGATTTTGGAAAATGATTTAGTTTATCATTCTGGAAATTCCGATAAACACTCTGTTTCAGACGAGCATTTACACTCTATAGTACTACTAGAGAAGTTTAGGAATAAGAGTAAAGATGAAATAGACGAAGAGGATCTTGTAGATTTTGAATCACTGGCAAATGCAAATCAACCTCCAGACTCAGATGATGATTCTTCAATCGATGATGACAGTGATGATGACTCAGAAGTTGATGCAATTAATCACTTTCAAAACTACTTAGCATCTAGACCTAAAACT GTGGTTAGGGTTAATAGGGGTGGCAATCCAATTAGTTTTCTTACTGATTTAAACCTTGATTTAAGCTCTAAagtttgtaaattatgtaattcTCAACTTCATTTTGAAGTTCAAATTCTTCCGCACTCTATTCACTATATGACTAATGATGACACTAGTGGTGATAGTGTTACTACAAAACTAAAGAATATTTCATTGAGATTGGGTGgtgtattattttatactt GCAGTTCAGACTGTAATACTAGCACAAATTTATCTCAAGAACTTTCTCACGTCTTACTATACAATTAA
- the top1 gene encoding Eukaryotic DNA topoisomerase I catalytic core family protein, with the protein MDSQLWVPVPKIQSSKSEPENAKEPLKGAKTDVPNQNKINTSNSNRPYPEKNDLNNHCVNHSVAQDNSEDFTLSVRINKKRTINDLFDDSDEESFTPKSELSPQTHLQPVTSSSELTKPEHVNNASDVKYDKLLPDSKVNNLPLNEPVGKHDTDSHKRRKTGGVDDHKVQKADDLSDFKRSNSDEIPLSNKLETLTDSMKDSSLSHKPLDNSNISDSKHVPSTENLNSDTPNHSKSTKTAEDSVKVEAQTSKNKMKPKIDQETAKTSDDSKTSFKTHETDGENKNKVKVKREVKVDIVNNVKMEEKVQVKKEKKEDTLVLEDTLEPINRWWEEIDGDMDYNKGLEFESKSSRWKYLEHNGMIFTPEYVPHNVPIKVKGETIHLPPHLEEIATMWAQSIGTNYETSDIYCKNFWQVFVSKFEKDHFIRRCKLTDVDFSLIKTHLEDEKQKKKDNKEFYKAKQQEDAKREYRFNYALVDWVREKVSSNKLEPPGLFKGRGLHPKQGLLKARMFPKDVILNLSKDAPVPKVSNFQREGHSWKDIYHDNSVTWLAYYKDSINDQFKYMYLSAQSKFKGFHDFLKYNKARELKAYIQKIRDDYNTKMLSMDIYEKQLGTAVYLIDFLALRVGGEKDADEADTVGCCSLRVEHIKFSEKKQNTITLDFLGKDSIRYFNTVTLNDVAYDNLAKFCHRKKASEEIFNKINTNKLNEYLRELMDGLSAKVFRTYNASITLQNQFKRLRSKYKRSITTYSLLPSSITDTLSDGLNDVKGLNDTKVFREAGTTSRSSSNTDYSSLTTTNSIDINNIDDLDDPNNSDADNSNNADTVKHKKDDDVKDVCVDIGNVSELLQFYNYANREVAILCNHQRSIPKQHETSMTKLKLQAKMLKEDIQELNEYCKHLQSNSKGEFKFESKTKDVNGNPRKLITKPGMKLEAAKNKLSTLKKKQKDHAIKMTIKDSNKTVALGTSKINYMDPRITVAFCKKYEIPIEKVFNKSLRMKFPWAMYVRSDFTF; encoded by the exons atggaCTCTCAATTATGG gtTCCTGTGCCGAAGATCCAATCCTCCAAATCAGAGCCTGAGAATGCTAAAGAACCCTTAAAAGGGGCCAAAACTGACGTTCCAAaccaaaataaaattaatacttCAAATTCCAATAGACCTTATCCTGAAAAGAATGATCTCAATAACCATTGTGTGAACCATTCTGTAGCCCAGGATAATTCTGAAGATTTTACTTTAAGTGTTAGAATTAACAAAAAACGCACTataaatgatttatttgATGATAGTGATGAAGAAAGTTTTACTCCCAAATCAGAACTCTCTCCccaaacacatttacaaCCTGTTACCTCCTCCAGTGAACTCACTAAACCTGAACATGTAAATAACGCATCAGatgttaaatatgataaattgttGCCTGATTctaaagttaataatttacccctaaatGAACCTGTTGGTAAACATGATACAGATAGCCATAAAAGGCGGAAAACTGGTGGCGTAGATGACCATAAAGTTCAGAAAGCCGATGATTTGTCTGACTTTAAAAGGTCAAACTCTGATGAAATTCCACTCTCAAACAAGTTGGAAACTCTTACTGACTCTATGAAAGACTCATCACTCTCCCATAAACCTCTTGATAATTCTAATATTTCAGATTCAAAACATGTTCCCTCTACTGAAAATCTCAATTCTGATACTCCAAATCACTCTAAATCTACCAAAACTGCTGAAGATAGTGTTAAAGTTGAAGCTCAAACCTCTAAGAATAAAATGAAACCCAAAATTGATCAGGAAACTGCCAAAACTAGTGATGATAGTAAAACTAGTTTTAAAACTCATGAAACTGATGGtgaaaacaaaaataagGTAAAAGTAAAAAGAGAAGTGAAAGTTGATATTGTGAATAATGTTAAGATGGAAGAAAAGGTACAAGTGAAGAAAGAGAAGAAAGAGGATACATTGGTGTTGGAGGATACATTAGAGCCGATAAACCGTTGGTGGGAAGAGATAGATGGAGATATGGATTATAATAAGGGCTTGGAATTTGAGAGTAAGTCAAGTCGTTGGAAGTACTTGGAACACAATGGGATGATATTTACACCAGAATACGTTCCTCACAACGTACCGATAAAGGTGAAGGGTGAAACGATACACTTGCCGCCTCATTTGGAAGAAATTGCCACCATGTGGGCTCAGAGTATTGGAACTAACTACGAAACAAGTGACATCTACTGCAAGAATTTCTGGCAAGTTTTCGTCTCTAAATTTGAAAAGGACCATTTTATACGCCGTTGTAAACTCACTGATGTGGATTTCAGCCTAATTAAAACCCATCTTGAGGATGAGAAACAGAAGAAAAAGGATAATAAAGAATTTTACAAGGCCAAGCAACAAGAAGATGCTAAACGAGAGTATAGGTTTAACTATGCCTTAGTTGATTGGGTTAGGGAAAAGGTTAGTAGTAACAAGCTTGAGCCTCCGGGATTATTCAAGGGTAGGGGGCTACATCCTAAACAGGGTCTTTTAAAAGCCCGAATGTTTCCAAAAgatgttattttaaaccTCTCAAAAGACGCACCAGTTCCTAAAGTATCAAACTTTCAACGTGAAGGACACTCTTGGAAAGATATTTACCATGACAATAGTGTCACTTGGCTTGCATATTACAAGGATAGTATTAATGACCAGTTTAAGTACATGTATCTGTCTGCAcaatcaaaatttaaagggtttcatgattttttaaagtataataaagCCAGGGAGCTTAAAGCCTACATACAGAAAATTAGAGATGACTACAATACCAAAATGCTCT CCATGGACATTTATGAGAAGCAGTTGGGGACAGCGGTATATTTGATTGATTTCTTGGCACTGAGGGTTGGAGGCGAAAAGGATGCAGATGAAGCTGACACTGTTGGCTGTTGTAGTTTAAGAGTTGAACACATCAAATTCAGTGAGAAGAAACAAAATACAATCACTCTCGACTTCCTCGGAAAAGACTCCATACGTTATTTTAACACAGTAACT CTGAACGACGTGGCGTATGATAATCTGGCGAAGTTTTGTCACCGGAAGAAAGCAAGTGAAGAAATTTTCAACAAAATCAAC aCTAATAAGTTGAATGAATATTTGAGAGAGCTAATGGATGGGTTATCAGCCAAGGTTTTCAGGACCTACAATGCCTCAATCACACTTCAGAATCAGTTTAAAAGACTCAGATCGAAATATAAAAGAAGCATTACCACTTATTCGCTACTCCCAAGCTCCATTACCGATACGCTCTCTGACGGATTAAACGATGTTAAGGGTCTGAATGATACCAAGGTTTTTCGTGAGGCGGGTACAACTTCAAGATCCTCTTCTAACACTGATTATTCAAGCTTAACTACCACAAATAGCATAGATATTAACAACATCGATGATCTGGATGATCCGAATAATAGTGATGCCGATAACTCAAACAATGCTGACACCGTTAAACATAAAAAAGATGATGATGTGAAGGACGTGTGTGTTGATATTGGAAATGTTTCAGAGTTACTAcagttttataattatgCGAATCGAGAAGTTGCAATACTGTGTAATCATCAAAGAAGTATACCTAAACAGCATGAAACTTCAATGACTAAGCTGAAGTTGCAGGCCAAAATGCTTAAGGAAGATATACAGGAATTAAACGAGTATTGCAAGCATTTGCAGTCAAATTCGAAAGgagaatttaaatttgagtcTAAAACTaag GACGTGAATGGAAACCCTAGAAAACTAATTACAAAGCCCGGGATGAAGTTAGAAGCTGCTAAAAACAAACTTTCAACTCTCAA GAAGAAGCAAAAGGATCACGCCATTAAGATGACAATTAAGGATAGTAATAAGACTGTAGCTTTGGGAAccagtaaaattaattatatggATCCTAGAATCACCGTTGCGTTTTGTAAGAAGTATGAAATTCCCATAGAAAAAGTTTTTAACAAGAGTTTGCGCATGAAATTTCCGTGGGCCATGTATGTACGATCTGATTTCACCttttaa
- a CDS encoding Bromodomain protein produces MESQKDWIKYCSDHILRKMRSDRYGNLFATPVLEASDSIIPPSVKDNYRIVIRKPMDYKTVKMKLDSGSYMNPDEFCEDMKLIYDNCMRFNPPIGNSKWAHDAAVTNLKKFMKMWETSYKVIQNLYERTKNSMVTKTEPISTVVMNNFASVNSNYLNASDINKSRMTEGYDRPYPATDPYSKSLSADGYTRPFSSTDGVNSYPSMGSDPAVDLSCTFSNSEVTPRNKWSFRLSLQSIQEYKLRKGFVNQVPESNGFSSYLDPKITREHDITRNTNPQMALSYDGYPTVGTALETSNYEVYNESGLSTYAGAVDYEDFEGETHASFEYEVPQILSKNDDGIVCVSFLSDNDCNTLFPDWNVIGFTPEKTYSSNAYSTNNRYISGNNAYNTASNGYNTGNSPFATNNVRYNNGANAYNSGSNRYSSNNSRYTMSDVNIRYVYNQLYLNDINSLKFDHKQIIQEKEPVEEEYKLDLNHPKIKFSLNNSSEMVTTNPGSPDTSFYNLETDEITDNLHNNHHGRKGFRKFVDNLFVKKNNSHVKREHYNGHTSDLTNNNLINKFFNADSIDLNNTYYLSPNSINLTSNTDFTPSNGDFTRSNGDFTHSNGNYTDSNGDYTNSHCDYAGFNQDLNYNSDLTYNKDVNYNGDYITSDKDYLTSSRDIDSNLDYLYCNDLEYNVLGLRPKEETLDLYIDIDSNSIVNASETALLLEKNFFSRVSVKDQYFKIYEKPQLSLICSNKGYFKLDESDFVYEDVDMKHIRIFFFNCSKSKVKVSSRKLSFTDLVLGDRYNLSLVNNLHNDFKLGNVSNLPFFTLPNSTPICFSKQQDILYRLQLINNSLPVQLLALHIISTH; encoded by the exons ATGGAATCGCAAAAGGATTGGATTAAATACTGTTCAGATCAC attttgAGAAAAATGAGATCTGATCGGTATGGTAATCTGTTTGCGACCCCTGTATTGGAAGCAAGCGATTCTATAATTCCCCCTTCAGTCAAGGATAATTATAGGATTGTTATTAGAAAACCTATGGACTATAAAACAGTCAAG aTGAAGCTAGATTCTGGCTCTTATATGAATCCAGACGAGTTCTGCGAGGATATGAAATTGATTTATGACAACTGTATGAGGTTTAATCCACCAATTGGAAACAGTAAATGGGCACATGATGCAGCCGTTACAAACCTTAAAAAGTTCATGAAAAT gtGGGAAACGTCATATAAGGTGATACAGAATTTGTATGAAAGGACTAAAAATTCCATGGTTACCAAGACTGAACCAATATCCACAGTTGTTATGAACAATTTCGCAAGTGTTAATTCAAATTACCTGAATGCAAgtgatataaataaatccCGAATGACAGAGGGGTACGATAGACCGTACCCAGCCACTGACCCATATAGTAAATCACTTTCAGCCGATGGTTATACTAGACCTTTTTCATCCACTGACGGCGTCAATTCCTACCCTAGTATGGGTTCAGACCCCGCAGTTGATCTCTCGTGCACGTTCAGTAACAGTGAAGTTACACCAAGAAATAAGTGGTCGTTCAGACTAAGCCTCCAGAGCATCCAGGAGTATAAACTCCGGAAGGGTTTTGTTAACCAAGTGCCTGAATCCAACGGATTTTCAAGTTATCTAGACCCTAAAATCACCCGTGAACACGACATTACACGCAATACTAATCCACAGATGGCATTGTCATATGATGGATACCCGACTGTTGGAACTGCCCTGGAAACTTCAAATTATGAAGTCTACAACGAGTCTGGACTCTCAACATACGCCGGTGCAGTGGACTACGAAGACTTTGAAGGTGAAACTCACGCGAGTTTCGAGTACGAAGTGCCGCAAATCCTCTCTAAAAATGATGACGGGATTGTATGTGTCAGCTTCCTCTCCGATAACGATTGTAATACTCTGTTCCCCGATTGGAATGTTATAGGTTTCACCCCAGAAAAAACCTACTCATCCAACGCTTATTCAACTAATAATAGATATATCAGTGGAAATAACGCCTATAACACTGCTAGTAATGGATATAACACTGGAAATAGCCCGTTTGCCACTAATAACGTTAGATATAACAATGGAGCTAACGCCTATAACTCCGGCAGTAACAGATATAGTTCGAACAACAGTAGATACACCATGAGTGATGTGAACATTCGATATGTTTACAACCAGTTGTATTTGAATGATATTAACAGTTTAAAGTTTGATCATAAGCAGATAATCCAGGAAAAAGAGCCAGTTGAGGAGGAGTATAAACTAGACCTGAACCATCCGAAAATTAAGTttagtttaaataattcGTCAGAAATGGTAACAACGAATCCAGGGTCACCGGATACATCTTTTTACAATTTGGAAACTGATGAAATAACTGACAATTTACATAACAATCATCATGGTAGGAAGGGATTTAGGAAATTTGTGGACAATTTGTTTGTAAAAAAGAATAACTCCCACGTTAAGAGGGAACACTATAACGGACACACTTCAGATTTAACTAATAACAATTTGATTAACAAGTTTTTCAATGCAGATTCAATTGATTTAAACAACACGTATTATTTAAGCCcaaattcaataaatttaacctCCAACACCGATTTCACACCCTCCAATGGAGATTTCACCCGTTCTAATGGAGATTTCACACATTCCAATGGAAATTACACAGACTCCAACGGAGACTACACTAATTCCCACTGCGATTACGCAGGTTTTAACCaagatttaaattataactCAGATTTAACCTATAACAAGGACGTTAATTACAACGGAGATTACATCACCTCCGATAAAGATTACTTAACATCGAGCAGAGATATAGACTCTAATTTGGACTATTTGTATTGCAATGATTTGGAGTATAATGTGCTGGGATTGAGGCCTAAAGAGGAAACGCTGGATTTATATATAGACATAGACTCGAACTCCATAGTAAACGCATCGGAAACGGCACTGTTGTTGGAAAAGAACTTTTTCAGCAGAGTTTCTGTGAAGGACCAGTACTTTAAGATTTATGAGAAGCCCCAGCTGTCACTGATTTGTAGTAATAAGGGTTACTTTAAACTCGACGAGTCTGACTTTGTTTACGAAGATGTCGACATGAAACACATTCGTATATTCTTCTTCAACTGTTCCAAAAGTAAGGTTAAGGTTTCCTCTAGAAAATTGAGTTTCACAGACCTGGTTTTGGGCGACCGTTACAACTTGTCCCTTGTAAACAACTTGCACAACGATTTTAAGCTCGGGAATGTGTCAAATTTGCCTTTTTTCACCCTTCCAAACTCTACGCCTATTTGCTTCTCAAAGCAGCAGGACATTCTCTACAGACTTCAACTCATCAACAACTCCCTGCCAGTGCAGCTACTCgcattacacattatatcAACTCATTAA
- a CDS encoding Phosphatidylinositol-4-phosphate 5-Kinase family protein, which yields MRFPVCGVRSDRLLAKIPNDYYQNLNSIIDCSLEEAQSIYNKFRALAPNGKLTLHSFQECLGLFGTLGHVLGERMFRAFDLNNDDCLDFVEFSSSLLIMTRGSEAKKLALSYRILHPNPENLPNSLTGSLNISRTPSKSFLPNSTEFNNYVGKSKDNSVKFEDNLGKKSSDNSDKFDDTSKESKPDKPDESNYSKDDLVNSKDKSDEFRDNLVKSHNSDKLENLSSQPENHSSDSKDNSGKSESEESLSRSLIRATRQSIINTTRMLTSNLNEIKSNLSGITSNISGIKTSISGITSSISGIKTNLNEAKPEAVKEMAQLEEDGIEFGEFVEVVRDIELTRSLLVCREPKYFPTDEVRRVFEKFASVSRDGTRRLSQSDYINAVYESSEFLELLGISLSQYAMETVTTTYKGVNTFLKKINTTTRSYINRTHVNRKNVYKCIDHGSSKRGLSVHFGHESWNHVLNMMIGLSISARHVYAQVNAVLSDDDYNVKLCFHINENSHGLNVTKFITNTGLSSSRFNSDYIINDNVENGDNSLTGNNALISSNNMENVTRRIVFKEYAPMVFRQIRRISGLSEKDYMESVSPEQIVGNMVLGNLSTMSELVSEGKSGALFYYTINGRLILKTITKRCAKFVKRWLKCYFEHLEKSPDSILTRFCGLFSIENRSRREKVYFIVMNNVFYSRVSIHRRYDLKGSWVGRRLEPSELKDHTVALKDIEFNKLGEQIHLGEMSESFLQVLRNDVNFLRDSNILDYSLLLGIHYRAQSKDNVNWDEAEKLDPGNPHTLMSDNKTSVYYVGIVDVLTTWNLAKRLEHVWRFFQTRQHHGVSCVNPVFYSTRFIQSITNHLK from the exons ATGAGATTCCCGGTTTGCGGAGTTAGAAGTGATCGGCTTTTAGCCAAAATACCAAACGATTACTACCAAAATCTAAACTCTATCATAGATTGCTCACTTGAAGAAGCTCAATCTATATACAACAA GTTCCGTGCTTTAGCACCGAATGGAAAGTTGACTTTGCATAGTTTCCAGGAGTGTTTGGGACTTTTCGGAACGTTGGGCCATGTTTTAGGTGAACGAATGTTCAGAGCCTTTGATCTGAACAATGATGACTGCCTTGATTTCGTTGAGTTCTCCTCATCTCTTCTGATTATGACCCGAGGCAGTGAAGCTAAAAAACTAGCCTTAAGTTACCGTATCCTACATCCAAACCCAGAAAATCTGCCTAATAGTCTCACAGGATCTCTTAACATCAGCAGAACCCCTTCTAAATCCTTCTTACCTAATTCCACAGAGTTTAATAACTACGTTGGTAAATCTAAGGACAATTCCGTTAAATTCGAGGATAACTTGGGTAAAAAATCTAGTGATAATTCTGACAAATTCGATGATACTTCGAAGGAATCTAAGCCTGATAAACCTGATGAGTCTAATTATTCTAAGGATGATTTGGTTAATTCTAAGGATAAGTCTGATGAGTTTAGGGATAACCTGGTTAAGTCCCATAACTCTGATAAATTAGAGAATCTTTCCAGTCAACCTGAAAATCATTCCAGTGACTCTAAGGATAATTCAGGTAAATCAGAGTCTGAAGAATCGTTATCAAGAAGTTTAATCCGAGCTACCAGACAGAGCATTATAAACACCACCAGAATGCTGacttcaaatttaaatgaaattaaatctAATTTAAGCGGAATAACTTCCAATATAAGCGGAATTAAAACGAGCATTAGCGGAATTACGTCAAGTATTAGCGGAATCAAGACTAATTTGAATGAGGCTAAGCCTGAAGCAGTTAAAGAAATGGCTCAGCTGGAAGAGGATGGAATAGAGTTTGGAGAATTTGTAGAAGTAGTGAGAGATATAGAATTAACGCGTTCACTGTTAGTGTGTCGTGAGCCAAAGTATTTCCCAACAGATGAAGTTAGAAGAGTATTTGAAAAGTTCGCGTCAGTATCACGCGATGGGACTAGACGCCTCTCTCAAAGTGACTATATAAACGCAGTTTATGAGAGCAGTGAATTCCTAGAGCTTTTAGGGATTTCATTATCGCAGTACGCCATGGAAACTGTGACCACAACTTACAAAGGTGTCAACACCTTCCTCAAGAAGATTAACACCACGACCAGGAGTTACATCAACCGCACACACGTGAATAGGAAAAACGTATACAAATGCATTGACCACGGCTCTTCTAAGCGCGGACTAAGTGTTCATTTCGGCCACGAGAGCTGGAATCACGTTCTGAACATGATGATTGGCCTTTCAATTTCTGCGCGACACGTTTACGCTCAGGTTAACGCTGTGCTCTCAGATGATGACTATAATGTTAAACTGTGCTTCCATATTAATGAAAACTCACATGGACTTAATGTTACCAAGTTTATTACCAACACTGGCTTATCATCTTCCAGGTTCAACAGTGATTACATTATCAATGACAACG TAGAGAATGGAGATAACTCTCTGACGGGTAATAACGCTTTAATCAGCAGCAATAATATGGAAAATGTAACTCGCAGAATAGTGTTTAAAGAATACGCACCCATGGTGTTTCGACAGATTAGAAGAATTTCAGGCCTGAGTGAGAAGGACTACATGGAGTCAGTGAGTCCAGAACAGATAGTGGGGAACATGGTGCTGGGGAACCTGAGCACAATGTCAGAATTGGTCTCGGAAGGTAAGAGCGGCGCTTTGTTTTACTATACAATTAACGGCCGTCTGATCCTGAAAACCATAACTAAACGTTGCGCTAAGTTCGTTAAACGGTGGCTGAAGTGTTACTTTGAACATCTGGAAAAGAGTCCAGATTCAATTTTGACGCGTTTTTGTGGACTATTTAGTATTGAGAACAGAAGCCGGCGCGAGAAGGTTTACTTTATTGTCATGAACAACGTGTTTTACTCCAGGGTTAGCATTCACAGGAGGTACGATTTAAAGGGCAGTTGGGTGGGTCGAAGACTAGAACCTTCAGAACTTAAGGACCACACTGTAGCACTTAAGGACATCGAGTTCAATAAGCTTGGAGAACAGATTCACTTGGGCGAGATGTCAGAATCATTTTTACAGGTTTTGCGAAATGACGTTAACTTTCTGAGGGATTCAAACATTCTCGACTACTCACTGCTGTTGGGCATTCACTACAGAGCCCAGTCCAAGGATAACGTTAACTGGGACGAAGCTGAGAAACTTGACCCTGGGAACCCCCACACGCTCATGTCTGATAATAAAACCAGTGTGTACTATGTTGGCATCGTTGATGTTCTCACCACTTGGAACCTCGCCAAGAGACTTGAGCACGTATGGCGTTTCTTTCAAACTCGGCAACATCACGGCGTTTCATGTGTCAACCCGGTCTTTTATTCTACTAGGTTCATACAATCCATCACGAACCATCTTAAATAA